A DNA window from Drosophila sechellia strain sech25 chromosome X, ASM438219v1, whole genome shotgun sequence contains the following coding sequences:
- the LOC6618552 gene encoding casein kinase I: MERLRSSHNREVRIGNYKVVRKIGCGSFGDIYLGIYIHSGERVAIKVESSKVRHPQLNYERRIYRALRPAPGLPRIRYFHKEEHYQAMVMDLLGPSLERLFQFCERAFTIKTVLLLAEQMLRRVEYVHNRGFLHRDIKPDNFLMGLGTMSKQVYLIDFGLSKKYLDITTGVHIPYREERSLTGTARYASIGAHAGVESARRDDMVAVGYVLMYFNRGSLPWQDLKASTKQQKYERIHEKKISVSIEVLCEGFPCEFTMYLNYCRGMGFYDKPNYDFICRMFRMLRNGLNLRPGLIYDWDMLMMKFHNTQKNPGIGMRVFPPKQKEDDGISGEPIIKDEKCNYWP; encoded by the coding sequence ATGGAACGACTGCGCTCCTCCCACAACCGCGAAGTGCGAATCGGCAACTATAAGGTGGTGCGCAAGATCGGCTGCGGATCCTTTGGCGATATATATCTGGGCATCTATATCCACAGTGGGGAGCGGGTGGCCATCAAGGTGGAGAGCAGCAAGGTGCGCCATCCGCAGCTCAACTACGAGAGGCGAATCTACCGGGCCCTGAGGCCCGCACCCGGTTTGCCACGGATTAGGTACTTCCACAAGGAGGAGCACTACCAGGCGATGGTGATGGATCTGCTCGGACCCTCTCTGGAGAGACTCTTTCAGTTCTGCGAGAGGGCATTCACCATCAAGACCGTTCTGCTCCTGGCCGAACAGATGCTTCGCCGGGTGGAGTACGTCCATAACCGGGGATTCCTGCACCGCGACATCAAGCCGGACAACTTCCTGATGGGTCTGGGTACCATGTCCAAGCAAGTGTACCTGATCGATTTCGGGCTGTCCAAGAAGTACCTTGACATAACCACTGGTGTGCATATACCATATCGCGAGGAGCGTTCCTTGACGGGAACAGCCAGGTACGCCTCGATTGGCGCCCATGCGGGTGTCGAATCCGCCAGAAGGGATGACATGGTGGCCGTTGGCTATGTCCTTATGTACTTCAATCGGGGTTCACTGCCGTGGCAGGATTTGAAGGCGTCCACCAAGCAGCAGAAGTATGAACGCATACATGAGAAAAAGATCTCGGTGAGCATTGAGGTCCTTTGCGAGGGATTTCCCTGCGAGTTCACCATGTACTTAAACTACTGCCGCGGCATGGGATTCTACGATAAGCCCAACTACGACTTCATCTGCCGCATGTTTCGGATGCTGCGGAATGGTCTCAATCTTCGACCGGGTCTCATCTACGACTGGGACATGCTGATGATGAAGTTCCACAATACTCAGAAAAATCCTGGCATTGGAATGCGTGTATTTCCACCCAAACAGAAGGAAGATGACGGTATCAGCGGTGAGCCGATCATCAAAGATGAGAAGTGCAACTACTGGCCGTGA
- the LOC6618548 gene encoding 40S ribosomal protein S6 codes for MKVFVKSWVYIRARIRVLKKRHSCFRPRGFCVRKCKTTRRCIVDAKMSVLTLIVIEKDRIPRRLGPMRSSIIRKQYQLSKKKDVRLILPAVMQRKHKKKSQTVSKEAAGEYATLLVQRKKGSKAKRRRSASNRESMNSVSSDKK; via the exons ATGAAAGTGTTTGTGAAATCTTGGGTGTACATTCGTG CCCGTATACGTGTCCTGAAGAAGAGACACTCGTGCTTCCGTCCACGCGGATTCTGCGTGCGCAAGTGCAAGACTACGCGTAGATGCATTGTGGACGCCAAAATGTCCGTGCTGACTCTGATCGTGATTGAGAAGGATCGTATACCACGTCGCCTGGGACCCATGCGTTCCAGCATTATCAGGAAGCAATACCAATTAAGCAAGAAAAAGGATGTGCGTCTGATCCTCCCTGCTGTGATGCAGCGCAAGCACAAGAAGAAGAGCCAGACCGTTTCCAAGGAGGCTGCCGGCGAATACGCCACGCTGTTGGTGCAACGCAAGAAGGGGTCCAAGGCCAAGCGCCGCCGTTCTGCCTCCAATCGCGAGTCCATGAACTCCGTCTCCAGCGACAAGAAGTAA
- the LOC6618553 gene encoding uncharacterized protein LOC6618553 has protein sequence MRLAILWLFSGLLPGIQDGMWASVRAQQTGRDVLLSRMGNPQNELNTRRLANASSYLTRNYIANRINTLVVRENCVECRYEPTDRQRQLVDQILASLAPDLSVLLHKGTAEETTSEYTLFVVNDHTAFTGQVFIFPDELLEREFFCIVVVSEIQSPQFVRQTVGSIVKSNLMMHFVNVVVVAQLEDGTVGTYSYKLFKANCRPGITVRQINHFDRITGEPQKSMPDLYPVRNGHLGDCPFNVSATHLPPHLIYKRYKDPPPASNESIPAEDLSGIDWDLLQLLAKALKFRIQLYMPQEPSQIFGEGNVSGCFRQLADGTVSIAIGGLSGSDKRRSLFSKSTVYHQSHFVMVVRRDRYLGRFGPLILPFRGKVWGMIIMILVLAVLSTCWLRSRLGLSHPMEDLFTVIVGNPIPNPRMPGKGFLRYLLASWMLLTLVLRCAYQARLFDVLRLSRHRPLPEDLSGLIKDNYTMVANGYHDFYPLELTCRQPLDFSARFERVQRAAPDERLTTIALISNLAYWNHKHPNISRLTFVRQPIYMYHLVIYFPRRFFLRPAIDRKIKQLLSAGVMAHIERRYMQYEKKHKVASNDPVLLRRITKSIMNGAYRIHGLMIVLATGMFILELLAGRSSGRLRRWMEWVHE, from the exons ATGCGCCTCGCTATCCTGTGGCTGTTCTCCGGCCTTCTGCCGGGGATTCAGGATGGGATGTGGGCTTCGGTGCGGGCACAACAAACTGGTCGAGATGTGCTCCTCTCGCGGATGGGGAATCCACAGAACGAGCTCAACACCAGACGACTGGCTAACGCCTCGAGTTATCTGACTAGGAACTACATTGCTAATAGGATCAATACGCTGGTAGTGCGAGAGAACTGTGTGGAGTGTCGATATGAGCCTACCGACCGCCAGCGACAGCTGGTAGACCAGATCCTGGCCAGCCTCGCTCCGGACCTCAGTGTCCTGCTCCACAAGGGCACTGCAGAGGAGACTACCTCGGAGTACACACTCTTCGTGGTCAACGACCACACCGCTTTCAC AGGTCAGGTGTTCATCTTTCCCGACGAGCTGCTGGAGCGCGAGTTCTTCTGCATAGTGGTGGTGTCGGAAATCCAGAGTCCCCAATTTGTTAGGCAGACCGTTGGATCGATTGTGAAATCCAATCTGATGATGCATTTCGTCaatgtggtggtggtggcccAACTGGAGGACGGAACGGTGGGCACCTACAGCTACAAGCTCTTCAAGGCCAACTGCAGGCCGGGCATCACGGTGCGGCAAATCAATCACTTCGACAGGATCACCGGAGAGCCGCAAAAGAGTATGCCGGACTTGTATCCCGTGCGGAATGGCCACTTGGGCGATTGTCCGTTCAACGTGAGCGCCACCCACCTGCCGCCACACTTGATCTACAAGCGGTACAAGGATCCACCTCCGGCCAGCAATGAGTCCATTCCGGCTGAGGATCTCTCCGGCATCGACTGGGATCTGCTCCAGCTTCTGGCCAAGGCGCTAAAGTTTCGCATCCAGCTTTATATGCCCCAAGAACCCAGCCAGATCTTTGGAGAGGGAAACGTGTCCGGCTGCTTCAGGCAG cTGGCAGATGGCACCGTGTCGATAGCCATCGGCGGCTTGAGTGGCTCGGACAAGCGTCGCTCCCTGTTCTCCAAGTCCACCGTGTACCACCAGAGCCACTTTGTGATGGTGGTGCGCAGGGATCGGTATTTGGGTCGCTTTGGCCCGCTGATCCTGCCGTTTCGCGGCAAAGTGTGGGGCATGATCATCATGATCCTGGTGCTGGCTGTGCTGAGCACCTGTTGGCTCAGATCCCGTTTGGGCCTGAGTCATCCAATGGAGGATCTGTTTACGGTGATTGTGGGCAATCCGATACCCAATCCAAGGATGCCGGGCAAGGGATTCCTTCGATACTTACTGGCCAGTTGGATGCTACTCACTCTGGTCCTGAGGTGTGCCTATCAGGCGCGACTCTTCGACGTTCTTCGCCTCTCGCGCCACCGCCCACTTCCCGAGGATCTCAGTGGTTTGATTAAGGACAACTACACCATGGTGGCAAATGGGTACCATGACTTCTATCCCTTGGAGCTCACCTGCCGGCAGCCCCTAGACTTTTCGGCACGATTCGAGCGGGTTCAGAGGGCAGCTCCGGACGAAAGGCTAACCACAATCGCGCTGATCAGTAACTTGGCCTACTGGAATCACAAGCACCCGAACATCAGCCGTCTGACCTTTGTTCGCCAGCCGATCTACATGTATCACCTCGTCATCTACTTTCCCAGAAGATTCTTTCTCCGGCCAGCCATCGATCGGAAGATCAAACAGCTGCTGAGCGCCGGGGTGATGGCCCACATCGAAAGGAGGTACATGCAGTACGAGAAGAAACATAAGGTGGCTTCTAACGATCCAGTTCTCCTGCGCAGGATCACCAAAAGTATAATGAACGGGGCGTACCGTATCCACGGACTGATGATTGTTCTGGCCACAGGGATGTTCATCCTGGAATTGCTGGCGGGGCGCAGCAGTGGCAGACTAAGGCGGTGGATGGAGTGGGTgcatgaataa